One window from the genome of Streptomyces sp. NBC_00287 encodes:
- a CDS encoding FAD binding domain-containing protein codes for MLLHLPTSVSEVQQHIAEGALPIGGATLVWATFQRDGFPDRAMSLRNLPEANVLGPETLGSAVVLHRIDDRVPEVLRRAAGTIGTGAVRRAATVGGNIVGSTLRCLLPAALVLDTRATVLDAAGVYETDLTELLAKRPVLLSLNWRTPLTSGYHKQDSDPGGPPPFVVATAVHAEPDGTKRLRLAVRDGYEFLTATAAYDTDVDAVLHAVETTDIGGLPAAARDLVRRQVTEVLSAV; via the coding sequence GTGTTGTTGCATCTGCCCACGTCCGTGTCCGAGGTCCAGCAGCACATAGCCGAGGGGGCGCTGCCGATAGGCGGGGCGACCCTCGTCTGGGCGACCTTCCAACGCGACGGCTTCCCCGACCGGGCCATGTCCCTGCGCAACCTTCCGGAAGCGAATGTCCTCGGGCCCGAGACCCTGGGCTCGGCGGTGGTCCTGCACCGGATAGACGACCGGGTACCGGAGGTCCTGCGCAGGGCGGCCGGCACCATCGGCACCGGCGCCGTACGCCGCGCCGCCACGGTCGGCGGCAACATCGTGGGCAGCACCCTGCGCTGTCTCCTCCCCGCCGCCCTGGTCCTCGACACACGCGCAACGGTCCTGGACGCGGCCGGCGTCTACGAGACCGACCTGACGGAACTCCTCGCGAAGCGCCCGGTCCTCCTCAGCCTCAACTGGCGCACCCCGCTGACCAGCGGCTACCACAAGCAGGACAGCGACCCGGGCGGCCCGCCACCTTTCGTGGTCGCCACCGCCGTACACGCCGAGCCCGACGGCACGAAGCGGCTACGCCTGGCAGTCCGCGACGGCTACGAGTTCCTGACCGCGACGGCGGCCTACGACACCGACGTCGACGCGGTCCTGCACGCCGTGGAGACCACGGACATCGGGGGGCTTCCCGCGGCCGCCAGGGATCTGGTCCGCCGTCAGGTGACCGAGGTGCTGTCCGCCGTCTGA
- a CDS encoding Gfo/Idh/MocA family protein produces the protein MHETPAVSRRTVMGGALASGAVVAGLGTRASAAQDAPDAEGTPARRPGQKSMIGVPFGEYPTVRVGMIGLGNRGHGMSSGWGAVPGCTVTAVCDIRADRARRTADRLVAEGRPRPAEYGGSADAYARMLRRDDIDLVYIATPWEFHYEQGRAALLAGKHVLVELPIATELDELWDLVDTSERTRRHLILSENCSYGRNELAMLKMAHDGLFGEVTNGHGGYLHDLRALLFSDTYYTDSWRRLWHTRSTASFYPMHGLAPIAAAMDVNRGDRMTTLRATATEPRGLADYRERFIPKSHPSWQETYINGDLVTCLIDTAQGRVIRAEHEVSSPRPYSRINSLAGSRGIFEDYAGVTSASGGRIYLEPDHSGHSWRAFDAYRKEFDHWLWLKIGDDAENNGGHGGMDYVLQWRTVQQMRAGLVPDMDVYDGAVWCSPIPLSVKSLAAGGRPVQVPDFTRGSWVNHRTGLDSRPSDMPPVV, from the coding sequence ATGCATGAAACCCCTGCTGTCTCACGCCGTACCGTCATGGGCGGCGCCCTGGCCTCCGGTGCCGTGGTCGCCGGACTCGGCACCAGGGCCTCCGCAGCCCAGGACGCCCCGGACGCCGAGGGCACACCGGCCCGGCGTCCGGGCCAGAAGTCGATGATCGGGGTGCCGTTCGGTGAGTATCCGACGGTCCGCGTCGGCATGATCGGGCTCGGGAACCGGGGCCACGGTATGTCCTCGGGCTGGGGCGCCGTCCCGGGATGCACCGTGACCGCCGTGTGCGACATCCGCGCCGACCGTGCCAGACGCACCGCCGACCGGCTCGTCGCCGAGGGCCGCCCCCGGCCTGCCGAGTACGGCGGCTCCGCCGACGCCTACGCACGCATGCTCCGCCGCGACGACATCGACCTCGTCTACATCGCCACGCCCTGGGAGTTCCACTACGAGCAGGGCCGCGCCGCCCTGCTCGCCGGCAAGCACGTCCTCGTCGAACTCCCCATCGCCACCGAGCTGGACGAGCTGTGGGACCTGGTCGACACCAGCGAGCGCACCCGTCGGCATCTGATCCTGTCCGAGAACTGCTCCTACGGCCGCAACGAGCTGGCGATGCTGAAGATGGCCCACGACGGCCTGTTCGGCGAGGTCACCAACGGCCACGGCGGCTATCTGCACGACCTGAGAGCCCTGCTCTTCTCGGACACGTACTACACCGACTCCTGGCGGAGGTTGTGGCACACCCGCAGCACCGCGTCCTTCTACCCCATGCACGGTCTGGCCCCGATCGCGGCGGCCATGGACGTCAACCGCGGCGACCGGATGACGACGCTGCGGGCGACGGCCACCGAGCCCCGGGGCCTCGCCGACTACCGCGAGCGCTTCATCCCCAAGTCCCACCCGAGTTGGCAGGAGACGTACATCAACGGTGACCTCGTCACCTGCCTGATCGACACCGCGCAGGGCCGGGTGATCCGCGCCGAGCACGAGGTCAGCTCGCCGCGCCCGTACAGCCGTATCAACTCACTCGCCGGCAGTCGCGGCATCTTCGAGGACTACGCGGGCGTGACGTCCGCGAGCGGTGGCCGTATCTACCTCGAACCGGACCACAGCGGCCACAGCTGGCGGGCGTTCGACGCCTACCGCAAGGAGTTCGACCACTGGCTGTGGCTGAAGATCGGCGACGACGCGGAGAACAACGGCGGACACGGCGGCATGGACTACGTCCTGCAGTGGCGTACGGTCCAGCAGATGCGCGCCGGTCTCGTCCCCGACATGGACGTCTATGACGGCGCGGTCTGGTGCTCGCCCATCCCCCTGAGCGTCAAGTCCCTCGCGGCGGGCGGCCGTCCGGTCCAGGTCCCGGACTTCACCCGGGGCTCCTGGGTCAACCACCGCACGGGCCTGGACTCCCGCCCGAGCGACATGCCACCGGTCGTCTGA
- a CDS encoding MFS transporter, whose translation MDGDLRGWRPCLLAGAVFAVCMAGTTLPTPLYGLYQEKFDFSELTVTVVYAVYAFGVIGVLLAAGNASDAVGRRPVLWWGLGFAAASAVCFLCATSLGWLYVGRLLSGLSAGLFTGAASAYVLELAPPGSPRATFVATAANMGGLGCGPLLAGVLAQYADWPLYLPFVVHLALVACSAAVLLWLPETVRERRPLNTVRPQKPGLPPRVRAVFGPAAAASFVGFALFGVFTSVSPSFLAHSLDVHNRAVSGLVVALAFFASTGGQLAVGRVGVARSLPLGCTALLAGLALLAGALRWDLLPLVVLSALVGGAGQGLSFRGALSAVAQVSEEDKRAAVISALFVVAYAGISVPVIGVGLLVGPIGLEGAGLVFIACMALLVTTAGVYLLRRPVPVTEAGSVR comes from the coding sequence ATGGACGGTGATCTTCGAGGCTGGCGCCCGTGCCTGCTCGCCGGAGCGGTGTTCGCGGTGTGCATGGCCGGTACGACGCTCCCGACCCCCCTCTACGGCCTGTACCAGGAGAAGTTCGACTTCTCCGAGCTCACCGTCACGGTCGTCTACGCCGTGTACGCCTTCGGAGTCATCGGCGTGCTGCTGGCGGCGGGCAACGCCTCGGACGCCGTGGGCAGACGGCCGGTGTTGTGGTGGGGCCTGGGCTTCGCGGCCGCGAGCGCCGTCTGCTTCCTGTGTGCCACCTCGCTGGGCTGGCTGTACGTGGGACGGCTGCTGTCGGGCCTGTCCGCGGGCCTGTTCACCGGGGCCGCCTCGGCGTACGTCCTCGAACTGGCACCGCCAGGCTCCCCACGGGCCACGTTCGTGGCGACCGCCGCGAACATGGGCGGCCTGGGCTGCGGTCCCCTGCTCGCCGGGGTGCTCGCGCAGTACGCCGACTGGCCGCTGTACCTGCCGTTCGTCGTCCATCTCGCCCTGGTGGCCTGCTCGGCCGCCGTCCTGCTGTGGCTTCCGGAGACGGTGCGGGAGCGCCGACCGCTGAACACCGTACGGCCGCAGAAGCCCGGGCTGCCCCCGAGGGTGCGGGCGGTCTTCGGACCGGCGGCGGCCGCGTCCTTCGTGGGGTTCGCCCTGTTCGGGGTGTTCACCTCGGTCAGCCCGTCCTTCCTCGCCCACTCCCTGGACGTGCACAACCGCGCGGTGAGCGGACTGGTCGTGGCACTGGCCTTCTTCGCCTCCACGGGCGGACAGTTGGCCGTCGGCCGGGTCGGCGTCGCCAGATCCCTCCCGCTCGGCTGCACCGCGCTCCTGGCCGGCCTGGCGCTGCTGGCAGGCGCGCTGCGCTGGGATCTGCTGCCGCTGGTGGTGCTGAGCGCGCTCGTCGGCGGCGCCGGCCAGGGCCTGTCGTTCCGCGGTGCGCTCTCCGCGGTGGCCCAGGTGTCCGAGGAGGACAAACGCGCGGCCGTGATCTCGGCCCTGTTCGTCGTGGCCTACGCGGGTATCTCGGTACCGGTCATCGGTGTGGGCCTGCTGGTGGGGCCGATCGGCCTGGAAGGCGCGGGTCTGGTGTTCATCGCATGTATGGCGCTGCTGGTGACGACGGCCGGCGTGTACTTGCTGCGCCGCCCGGTACCGGTGACGGAGGCGGGCAGCGTGCGCTAG